In one Corallococcus sp. EGB genomic region, the following are encoded:
- a CDS encoding septum formation initiator family protein, with the protein MTSRRKLLMVAAVVAVALSLASVADAKGFRRYLRLRQDVEALNERNRSLAAQNDALRKEISALRKDPAALEQSVREELGYVKPGEIVFHLESP; encoded by the coding sequence ATGACGTCCCGGCGAAAGCTCCTGATGGTGGCGGCGGTGGTGGCGGTGGCCCTGAGCCTCGCTTCGGTGGCGGACGCCAAGGGCTTCCGCCGTTACCTGCGCCTGCGGCAGGACGTGGAAGCGCTCAATGAGCGCAACCGCTCGCTGGCCGCGCAGAACGACGCGCTCCGCAAGGAGATCTCGGCGCTGCGCAAGGATCCGGCGGCGCTGGAGCAGTCGGTGCGTGAGGAGCTCGGCTACGTGAAGCCGGGCGAGATCGTCTTCCACCTGGAGTCGCCATGA
- a CDS encoding diguanylate cyclase, which produces MTSLPAVPSPAKLVRAFFRAIPAAVALATFVHLAQGGFRGLHTLGWTEAALVVGLLVGIGMAAWRRAMRSSVGAVIDLRDDLELGGGLISAAFIVVAIGGGELFPIVYLLMAFLVAFLPRNAGMTLLGIALVYDGLVTLGGPVVNVTGFLTHTLFLALFAGLYHLVLSARMAVAKRAESDAVQKRIREVEERARTFRLVSSGTQDSFSGMNSDEKWLVASVKEIEGAVHAALEIAETGLRTDTCAAFLLTSDDRSLKLYDCRSASERVQREKFNAGEGIIGGVLKRRAPVRMNSPQGLKGVTYYEGGGPTVQALLAVPILEGSGLVRGVLVADKLKNEPFTDQDEKMLTTIAGEVLRSIEVERVMSYIRKTRDEKDRFFRAIEELNRAGSPDQVFVAVLEATRQLAGLDFCAVTLVSEQEGKRVHRVARMTGVTAQGKALEGRTFQDNNGLVANVVRYGAPLPGRDIKAMDRQVIFDEETQVRGLGALKIFPLVAGDRILGTLVAGSRKKTAFEQDVLRMIEVIAIQAAQAVLRAQLYEQMERMATTDGLTGLLNHRTFQSRADDILAQARRYNRKCSIMLTDVDHFKSVNDTYGHPTGDQVLKGVARIIKTLARDTDVVARYGGEEFVMVMPETDAQGAKIIAERIREAVMAEVFQTEMGPLRITMSLGIATFPDNAMEKQQLIDLADQCLYHSKRNGRNQSVTVAQMQGGRKLAAVAE; this is translated from the coding sequence ATGACCTCGCTGCCCGCGGTGCCCTCTCCGGCGAAGCTCGTGCGTGCGTTCTTCCGCGCCATCCCCGCGGCGGTGGCGCTGGCCACCTTCGTGCACCTGGCGCAAGGCGGCTTCCGGGGCCTGCACACGCTGGGGTGGACGGAGGCGGCCCTGGTGGTGGGGCTGCTCGTCGGCATTGGCATGGCGGCGTGGCGCCGGGCCATGCGCTCGTCGGTGGGCGCGGTCATCGACCTGCGCGACGACCTGGAGCTGGGCGGCGGGCTCATCTCCGCGGCCTTCATCGTGGTGGCCATTGGCGGCGGGGAGCTGTTCCCCATCGTCTATCTGTTGATGGCGTTCCTGGTGGCGTTCCTGCCGCGCAACGCGGGCATGACGCTCCTGGGCATCGCGCTGGTGTACGACGGGCTGGTGACGCTGGGCGGGCCGGTGGTGAACGTCACCGGGTTCCTGACGCACACGCTGTTCCTGGCGCTGTTCGCGGGGCTGTACCACCTGGTGCTGTCCGCGCGGATGGCGGTGGCGAAGCGGGCGGAGTCGGACGCGGTGCAGAAGCGCATCCGCGAGGTGGAGGAGCGCGCGCGCACCTTCCGGCTGGTGTCCTCCGGCACGCAGGACAGCTTCAGCGGGATGAACTCCGACGAGAAGTGGCTGGTCGCGTCGGTGAAGGAGATTGAAGGCGCGGTGCACGCGGCGCTGGAGATCGCGGAGACGGGCCTGCGCACGGACACCTGCGCGGCGTTCCTGCTCACGTCGGATGACCGGAGCCTGAAGCTGTACGACTGCCGGTCCGCGTCGGAGCGGGTGCAGCGCGAGAAGTTCAACGCGGGCGAGGGCATCATCGGCGGGGTGCTGAAGCGCCGCGCGCCGGTGCGGATGAACTCGCCGCAGGGGCTCAAGGGCGTCACGTACTACGAGGGTGGCGGCCCCACGGTGCAGGCGCTGCTGGCGGTGCCCATCCTGGAGGGCAGCGGTCTGGTGCGCGGCGTGCTGGTGGCGGACAAGCTGAAGAACGAGCCGTTCACGGACCAGGACGAGAAGATGCTCACCACCATCGCGGGAGAGGTGTTGCGCTCCATCGAGGTGGAGCGGGTGATGAGCTACATCCGCAAGACGCGCGACGAGAAGGACCGGTTCTTCCGGGCCATCGAGGAGCTCAACCGCGCGGGCAGTCCGGATCAGGTGTTCGTGGCGGTGCTCGAGGCGACGCGGCAGCTGGCGGGGCTGGACTTCTGCGCGGTGACGCTGGTGTCGGAGCAGGAGGGCAAGCGGGTGCACCGCGTGGCGCGGATGACGGGCGTCACGGCGCAGGGCAAGGCGCTGGAGGGGCGCACGTTCCAGGACAACAACGGCCTGGTGGCGAACGTGGTGCGCTACGGGGCGCCGTTGCCGGGGCGGGACATCAAGGCGATGGACCGTCAGGTCATCTTCGATGAGGAGACGCAGGTGCGCGGCCTGGGCGCGCTGAAGATCTTCCCGCTGGTGGCGGGGGACCGCATCCTGGGCACGCTGGTGGCGGGGTCGCGCAAGAAGACGGCGTTCGAGCAGGACGTGCTGCGGATGATCGAGGTCATCGCGATCCAGGCGGCGCAGGCGGTGTTGCGCGCGCAGCTCTACGAGCAGATGGAGCGGATGGCGACGACGGACGGCCTCACGGGCCTGCTCAACCACCGCACATTCCAGTCGCGCGCGGACGACATCCTGGCGCAGGCGCGGCGGTACAACCGCAAGTGCTCCATCATGTTGACGGACGTGGACCACTTCAAGAGCGTCAACGACACCTACGGTCACCCGACGGGCGACCAGGTGCTCAAGGGCGTAGCGCGCATCATCAAGACGCTGGCGCGGGACACGGACGTCGTCGCCCGCTACGGCGGCGAGGAGTTCGTGATGGTGATGCCGGAGACGGACGCGCAGGGCGCGAAGATCATCGCGGAGCGCATCCGCGAGGCGGTGATGGCGGAGGTGTTCCAGACGGAGATGGGCCCGCTGCGCATCACGATGTCGCTGGGCATCGCGACGTTCCCGGACAACGCGATGGAGAAGCAGCAGCTCATCGACCTGGCGGACCAGTGCCTCTACCACTCGAAGCGCAACGGCCGGAACCAGTCCGTGACGGTGGCGCAGATGCAGGGTGGCCGGAAGCTGGCGGCGGTCGCGGAGTAG